The Brachyspira hyodysenteriae ATCC 27164 sequence TGTTATATCAGATATTTTTTTACTTGCTTCAGAAATATCCTGCATATCTTTTAATGTTCTGTTTGAAGCCTCCACTCCATTTTTTGTAGCCTCTGCTGCTTTAGCACTAACTTCTTTAGCCTTTGATGAGTTTATAGAGGTATCTCTTAAAGAATTTGATAATGCCTCTATTGAACTTGCTAATTCCTCCAAAGAAGCTGCCTGAGATGAAGTTCTATCCGATAAATGTATGCTTCCATTAGAAATTGTAGCTGCATCATTATTTATATTGTTAATCTCTTCTTTAAAATTTGATATTACTTCTGATATATGAGCTTGCATATCATTTATTGAGTTTACAACTCTTCCCATCTCATCTTTTCTTTTATTATATTTTTCATCAAATTTTATATGGAAATTACCTTCAGCCATTTTGGTCATATTGACTGCTACCAAATTTAAACTGTTTGATATAGGTCTTGCTATTAGCATAACTAATACAGTTTCTAAAAGTATTAGAAACAATATAACTAACAATAGTGAAATTTTAAAAAATCCTAATGATTTATTTAATTTTGTATTTTCACCGTAACTAGTACATATCCATGATACAGAAGGAATTTTCATACTTATTATCCAGTTCTTATTTTCTAAATTATAAAAAATTTCTTTTCCTGTAACATCATTAATATATTTTGAGAATAAATTATTTTTTAATAATGTATTTTCTTCACTAAGTAAATAGTTTTTATCTTTATGATTCAAGTATATTCCTTTATCTGTAACAACGTTAATAGTGGCATTATTTTCACTGCCATATTGATCAGATATAGTTTGCAAATTTTTTAATGATATATCCATACCTATAACACCTTTTAAAGCATTATTTGTATAAACAGCCTTAGCAAATGTTACAACAACTTCTCCTGTAGTTGCTGCTATGTATGGAGCACTTACATAAAAATTTGTAGTTTTTAATGCACCTTGAAACCATTCCCTTGTAGTTTGATCATAATCAGGAGGTAAGCTTGACTCTAAAAGATTTATGAATGAACCTCCATTTTTGAAAGGTATATCATTAGCAAAATATAAATCTACCATTCCAGGATCTTTTAGTATTTCTCCGAATGCTATTAACATATCCTCTTTAGATATTGGAGCAGTATTGTATGATTTGATAACTTCTATTTTAGAATTAAAATATAATAGCCAATTTGCTATATCCATCTGAACATTATTCATGAAATTTATATTTTCTCTCATAAACCTTTCTTTATATATAGGTTCATATATTAATATTATAATTATATATACTGTAAATAAAAAAGCAGAAAATGGAAATAAAAATTTAAACATTAAATTATTAATATGTTTTAAAATATTTTTCATAAATCTACCCTCAATAATTTATATAACTATTATAGTAATATAAATTATTCAAGTCAAATAATATTAGATTTTTTATAAGGTATTTTTTATTTATTATCTCTATAATGCAGTAGATTAAGGAAATTAGTATTATAATCTTTTCTAGAAATTTCTTTGTTTTTATATAATAAATTTTTATATTTATCGTCTGTCTTTATAGTTTTATTTCTAAATCCTCCTTCCATTCTAAGTGAGTATAAAACATCTCCTATAGTAATTGATTCGGGAGGACAGCCTAAAGAATATGATATATTTGGTCCATTAGATATTTTTATAACATACATTGATTTTTCTAATGGTTCAGATATTTCTGTAATAATTGTAGGTGCTGTTCTAAGCTCTTTAGCCAATTCATACATGGTTATAGCTTTTTTTCTCTTTATAAATCTATATGATATTATATGCATAAATTCTAATGCTATAAGTTCTTTTTCGGCAAATGATAATTTAATACTGTTTTTATCCACTCCATAAGATCTGAAATATTGTATAGAGTAGGTGAGTTCTGCTCCGAATAATATTATAAGCCATACTATATATAACAATAATAATAAAACAGGTATTTGAGCAAAAGAACTTGCAGAAGACAATTCTGCAGGCATTATACTTGTAAGCATATTATTTTCGCTGCTTATAGTAACTATATCATCTATTTGAAAATTATATTTTAATAATTGTTCTGTTACATTTGGGGAAAAAGTTAAAAATTCAAGCATATTAGTTTCTATAGGTTCTTTTTTATATGTAGTTCCCCCTAAGCCTGTTCCAGTATTTTGTATAATAATGTAGCTTATTCTTTCTATTTTTATGCTGGATATATTATCAACATCAATTTTTTGATTTTTTTGAAGCATATTTTTATTAGTATTTAGATAATCATTATTACTAATTGTTTCTACATTGTAATTTGTTTCTAAATTATTATTATTGTTATTTGTTATTATTGATTCTATTATATTATTTTGTTTGTCTGTAGTATTTATTTCTTTTACTAAGTATTCTATTTTATATTTATCATTATCAAATATTTGCTTATAATTTTTTACATCTATATTAAGTTTAAAATATACACTAAATAGAGTTATTATAGCCATTGCAACCAATACTGAAGATATAGTGGCATTAGACCAATTTACTTTAGTTTGAGGTACTAATACATACAAGAATAATACTAATAAAGAAGTAGATATTATAGGTGTAACCCAAGATAATAATATTTTAATTAATGCAGGAAGACTATGCAAACTTATAGATGTATATGTAATTAGAGTAAATGATATACCAATAAGTATGGGTATTAAAAATAATAATGCTATATAATTAGCTGCTACCCTTGGTATAGAAGTTTTTATTTTTACGCGCCATATTTTTATTAATGATCTTTGTATGCTATGAAGTATCAACGCAACACTTACTACAGTTGATATGATACCTATTATTCCAAAACTAGCCAAATCTGTGTTATCAGCTATATTAAGTATTTGCCTTACCATAGGTTCATAGAATGGAGCATTTTTTTCCATCCAATCGAATATAAATACAAATATATTCTGATATATATTAAATATTCTTAATATAAAAAGTCCTACTATTAATGTTGGTATGAAAGATAATGTTACAAGATATGTTAAAGCTGCTGCTCTTATTGTACAGTCATCTTTAAAGAAGTCTGTTACAGCAAAGACTATTATTCTATAAGAATTCAAAAAAAACTTTTGTATGGGATTGAATAATTTAGGATCTGTATAATATATCTCTTCATTGAAAAAAATCTTCAATTTTTTGAAAAAATTTTTAATTTTTTGAATTTTAGTCATATAACACTTCTTGCAAAAAAAATTATATAATGTATAATATATAAACATTAAGCGAGGGTGGCGGAACTGGCAGACGCACTAGACTTAGGATCTAGCGCCCTAGGCATGAGGGTTCGATTCCCTCCCCTCGTAATCTTTATACATTATCATCATTCTTTTTATCATTATCAACTTCTATAGAAAATTTACATTTATTACAAACTTTCTTGTATCCGGAAGATGTTTTTATAATTCTCATAGAATTTTTACAATTACAAAATGGACAATCCTCATGATTTCTAAATACTATCATTGATATGAAATCTATTATTTTACCTATACCTGACACAAAAAATAGTATTCCGAACATTAATATAAATATAAATATAATAGCTATAAAAAATATAATAACCAATAAATCCACTTTTATATATCCATTACTAGTTTTGCATATTATATCTTAAATATAAGATTTTTTAAAGAAGTCTGAGTATATTTTTATTGTATTTGTATTAATATACTTTATAGGAAAATTTGACCAGCTATCTAGAGCATTATTCCATAATCTATAATAATAACTGCTTCCTTCTTTTTTCCATTCATAAGTATAAACTTTTTTTTCCTGACCGTCATTATTTATATATTCTATTTTATTATTATTAAAAAAAGTATATATTTCATTGCCATTATTTAGTTGCCAGCTTCCAGTGAATCTATGGTCAACAACTCCTTTTTCTACACTTATAATTTCTTTTTTCTCACAAGAACCTATAATTATTGAAAAAGATAATATAATCATAATAAATATTTTATACATTGACAGTCCTTTAATTTAATCTAGTATCATATATAGTATCGTAATAATTATCATAAAATAAAAATTGTATATTACTAATTATACATATCAATATTGATAAAATATTTTAAACATATATAATAATGATTCTGTAACAATATAGATAAAATAATATTAGGATTATTTATGCAGAACTATTTAGACTTATTAAAGAAAGTATTAGAAGAAGGCGAAGAGACTAAAGATAGAACCGGAGTAGGTACAAGAAGGATATTTGGTCCGCAATTAAGATTTAAATTTGAAGGAAATAAAATACCAATAATAACAACAAAAAGAGTTTTTATGAAAGGTGTTATTATAGAATTACTTTGGTTTTTGCAAGGATCTACAAATATAAAATTCTTATTAGAAAATAATGTTCATATATGGGATGAGTGGGCTGATGATATGGGAGAGCTTGGACCTGTATATGGAAAACAGTGGAGAGCTTGGGAAACTAAAGAAGGAAATAAAATAGATCAAATATCAAATATAGTGAATACATTAAGAAATAATCCTGCAAGCAGAAGAATTATTTTAAATGCATGGAATGTGGGAGAGATTGATCAAATGCATCTTCCTCCATGCCATATGATGTGTCAGTTTTCAGTTAATAGCAAAGGAGGAATCATTACTCATTTATATCAAAGATCTGCCGATTTATTTTTGGGAGTTCCTTTTAATATAAGTTCTTATGCTATACTTACAAGGCTTTTAGCTATGCATAGCGGACTTCATGCTTCAGAATTAATAATGACATTCGGAGATGCACATATTTATAATAATCATATAGAGCAGGTTAAACTTCAGCTTTCAAGAGAGCCTTTAGAGCAGACAACAGAATTATTTATAGATAATCGTCCTAATATTTTTAGTCATGTTTATGAGGATTTCAAATTAGAAGGTTATAAATACTACCCAACTATAAAAGCGGAGGTAGCAGTTTGATAGTTTCATTAATTGCAGCAGTGGATTCTAAAAACGGCATAGGACTTAATGGTGTTATGCCTTGGGGACATATAAAAGAGGATATGCAGTTTTTTAGAAGCACAACTACAGGATATGCTGTTATTATGGGCAGAGTAACATTCGAGTCTTTAGGCTCTAAACCTCTTCCTAATAGAAAAAATATTGTTATATCTTCTAATGTAAATACAGAACTTTTGAATAAATATGATAATCTTTTTTATGAAAAATCTTTTGAAGATTCAATTTCAAAATTGCTTTTGGAAAAAAATAAGCAGATATTTATTATAGGAGGAGAATCTATTTATAAAAAGGCATTAGATTATGCAGATATGATATATCTTACTCATATAGATAAAGATTATCATTGCGATAGATTTTTTCCTGAAATAGATACTAATTTATTTCAATCTGATGAATTAAAAACATTTTTCTATAATGATATAAGCGTAAATATAATTAAATATACTAGAATTTAGATTAAATATAATTTAATAAAATAGTTGAAAAATATAAAAACTATTATACAATTTTTGCAGATATATATCTCTATTAAAAACCAATTCTTTCCGGCATTTATATATCTTTTTATTTATTAAGCTATGAACTATTTTGTAGCTTTAATATTTGGGGTTATTTATGAATAGTATAGATAATTTGTTGGAATTAGCCAATAAAGCTTTTAATAGTGCTGATTATAAGAAATCTTTAGAATATTTTGATCAATTAATTTTTTATTATGGAGATAGTGTTGAACTTTATAATAATAGAGGATTAGCTAAGAGCAGTTTGGGAATGTATGAAGAGTCCATTGATGATTTTCAAAAGGTTATTCATATTAATCCTCATTATGTAAATGCTTACAATAATATAGGTTTAGTTAAGCATAATTTAGGAATGTATGAGGAAGCTATTAATTTTTATAAAAAGGCTTTGGATATAGATAATAATTGTATTCAAGCTTGCAATAATATAGGATTAGCTAATCATAATTTAGGAATGTACGAGGAAGCTATTAAATATTATATAAAGGCTATAGAAATTTCTCCTAATGTTCATACCTATAATAATATAGGATTGATAAAAAATGATTTGGGAATGTATGAAGAAGCTATTGAATATTTTAATAAAGTTATACGATTAGATGATCATTATATAAAAGCATATTATAATATAGGACTTTCAAAATATAATCTAAAAAATTATGATGAAGCATTAGATTATTTTAATAAGGTTTTAGAATTAGATTCTAAAAATGTACATGCATATAATAATATTGGTATAATAAAGCAGGATTTGAAATTGCATAATGAAGCATTGGAATATTTTAATAGAGCTTTATTATTAGATAAAAATTATTCTAAAGCGTATTATAATAGAGGACTTTCATTATTAGAATTAGAATTATATGAATGTGCTTTAGCTGATTTTAATGGATGTTTAGAATTGGAGCCTAATTATTATCCTGCATACTGCAAAAGAGGCGAAGTTAAGTTAAAATTAAAAAATTATGAGGAAGCAGTTGAAGATTTTAATAAATATATAGAATATGGAAATCCTGATAGTAAAATATATTTCTATAGAGGTTATGCTGAATATAAATTGAAAGATTATAATAATGCTCTTAAAGATTTCAATATGTGTGATAATAATATAAAAACATTTATATTAAAAATTATATCGAAATTCAAACTTCTATTTGTAAAAAAATAATCATAAATTATTGTTCGTAATGTGATTTTAATATTATAAAAGTTTTATTACATTTAAATAAAATAGGTTTAAATTTATTGTATATAATATATAATATCTCAAACTGTATATTATATGATTTGTTTATTTTAAGGAGATAATTTGAGATTAGAATTAATGCTTGGCGTCAGATATTTAAGAGCCAAAAAGAAATTTTCATTTGTTTCAATAATAACTATTATATGTGTTCTTGGAATATTAGTTGGGGATATGGTAATGATTACTGTACTTTCAGTTATGAATGGCTTCCAAGATGATATAAGAGATAAAATACTTGGAATGAGGGCACATATAAATATCAGTGCTTATAGTGATCAGCCGCTTACAGATTATAAATATGTTGTTGATAACATAATGAACAATAAAGAAATAACAAGTGCTTATCCTTATATAGTTTTACCTTGTATAATGCGTTCATATGGTTTTACTACTCTTATAACAGTGCGTTCTTTTGAAGATAATATATTCACAACCGATAAAGACTTCATAAAATATTTTAATTTTGTTGAAGGCAATAATAAAGATATGAATACTAATGATGCTTTAATAGGATCTGAAATGGCAAAAGATTATGCTTTGTCTATTGGCGATACTATAGATATAATTTCAGCTTCAGGAAGTTTTGAAAGAGGATTTAAACCTCAGAAAACTACTTTCACTATTAAAGGTATTTATAAAACAGGGTATTATGAATATGACAGCAGAATGGTAATAGTTCCTCTTACTACAGGTCAGAAAATGGTTGGATATGATAATGCTGTTACAGGCGTTGCTGTTAAGGTGAGAAATTTTTTTGATGCTGATAAAGTTGCCAAAAAAATTGATACTGATTTAAAAGAGTTTTATAATGTTATGCCTTGGATGTTATTCGATAGAAATTTCTTTCAGGCTTTGCATACAGAAAAATTGATGCTTGCATTGATACTTTCTTTTATTATATTGATAGCAGCTTTAAATATAGCTTCAAGTCAGATAATATTTGTTAAAGATAAAAGGCGTGATATTGCTATAATAAAGACATTAGGTTTAAGGCCTTCAAATGTAGCTAAAGTTTTCTTTTTGGAAGGAGCTATAATTGGTTTAATAGGTACTGTGCTTGGTGTAATATTTGGCATATTACTTGCTAATTATGTAAATGAGGCATTAGACGGCATTAGAATAATACTTCAGGTAATAGTTAATATTATATGGTTTATACCTTCTAAAATAGGAGGATTATCAATACCTATAGTACCTGATTTCTTTCCTTCAGATATATATTATGTAAGCGGAGGACTTCCTTCTATAATACATGCTTCTCAGGTTATAATGGTTGCTAGTATTTCATTCTTGCTTTCAGTTTTATTTGCTATAATACCTGCTTATATAGCAAGCAGATATAAACCTGCGGAGGTATTGAGATATGAGTGATAATAAAGAGGTTTTAATTAATATAGAAAATTTAAAAAAGACTTATGCAGGACCTCCTAAAGTAGAAGTTTTAAAATCAATAAATTTAAAAGTTTATAAAAATGAAATACTTGCCATAACAGGAGAATCCGGCAGCGGAAAAACTACTCTTTTAAATTTAATTGGCGGTATAGATGATATTACAGAAGGCAGTATAGATATATTAGGTAATAACATTGGAAAAATGAATGAAGGTCAATTAGCTCATTTTAGAAATAGTTCTCTAGGTTATGTATTTCAGTTTCATAATTTGCTTGGCGAGTTTAGTGCTTTAGAAAATGTTATGATACCGTCTTTAATGCTTAAATATAATAAAAAGGAAGCCAGACAAAAAGCTGAGGTTTTGCTTGAAACAGTTGGTTTAAAAGATAGAATGGAGCATAGAATAGGAGAACTTTCAGGAGGTGAGGCACAGAGAGTTGCTATAGCCAGAGCTTTGATAAACAGACCTAGTGTAGTATTGGCTGATGAGCCTACTGGGAATTTGGATAAAAAAAATGCTGAAATGGTTAGAGAATTATTATGGAATATGACAAAACAAAGTAATGCTTCTCTGATAATAGTTACGCATTCTGTTTCTATTGCTAACATGGCTGATAGAAAATTGCGTTTGGAATATGGTGAGAATTTAATAGAATATTGAAATATAGTGTGTTTTACTATAAAATAAAAAAAATAATAATTTAGGTTTTTTAAATGATTAAACAAATAAAAGAATTTTTCAAAAAAAAAGAAGAACATAAAAAACTTCATGAAACTGCAAGAAGCGATATTCATATAGATAAATATTATTCTTCTGATGAAAAACATGTATATAGAAGAATGTTTAAATATGCATGGAAGCAAAAAGGATTATATTTTATACCATTTATACTTAGTTTATTATATACCGTAATAAATATACTTCCTCCTTTTTTCGGTCAAATGGCTATAGCACTTACAGGTGGAAAATCTGCACAGCTTGTAGATAGAATACCTTTTTTGAAAAAACTATTTGAAATAGATGCTAAATCAATACTTGGAGATGCTTTCAGTTCAGGAAATATTTTCAATGCTAATTTGCTTTTGCAATTTACTGCTGTAATAATAATAGGTATTGTTTATGTTATTTTAAGAGTTGGATTGGATTATTTTAAATCATTTTTATTCGGTTTTTGTTCTCAGGCAATAAACAGAGATGTTCAGGCTGATATGCTCAAGGCTGTATTAAATACTGATATTGGATATTTTAAGCAGGAAAGAGAAGGTACAATATTGGCTCGTATAGGTGAGGGAGGAGTGATATCAGGATTTGTTACAGGTACTTTTCCTAATATGATTACAATACCTTTAACTTTAATACTTACATTAGCAGTACTTTTCTTTTTGAATGTTAAGCTTACATTAGTTTGTTTGATAGCAAGTCCATTAATAGCTATAGGAACAGATAAAATATCAAAACTTATAAGACCTAGAATTTCTAAATCTCAGGAAATGAATGCTAATATGAGCGGTATAATGCAGGAGAATATGAGAGGTATAGAAGTTATAAAGATATTCTCTAAAGAAGATGTAGAAGTTAATAGATATATAAATTATAATAATGAAATAATAGATTATACAAGAAAGATGACTATGGTTTCAGCATTGAACAGACCATTAGTAGAACTCATTATGATAGTTGCTATGCTGCTTATATTGGCTTATGGCGGATATTTAGTATTTAATGGAGAAATGCCTTTTGAGTTTTTATGGGGATTTTTGCTTTATATGCTTAATATTTCTACTCCTGTAAGAGATTTATCAGGACTTTTTGTAGGTTTGCAGTCTACAAAAGTTATAGGTAAAAGAGTATTTCAAATAATGGATTTGCCTCAGGAAAAAGTTGATGATAAGTCAAAAATGGAGATGAAGCCTATAGAAAATTCTATAGAATTTAAAGATGTTGAATTCGAGTATCCTAGAAGAGGTAATGAAGAACCTTTCAAATTGGGACCTATTAATTTTAAAGTGAAAAAAGGTGATATTGTTGCTTTTGTAGGTAATTCAGGCGGAGGTAAAACTACACTTGTAACTTTAATACCTAAATTATTTTTACCTTCATCCGGACAAATTTTATTTGATGGAATAGATGCAAATGAAATAAATACTAGAAGTTTAAGGCAGCATATAGGAGTTGTATCACAGGAAAATATTTTATTTTATGGAAGCGTAAGAGATAATATTTTGTATGGCGATACTGAAGCTACAGATGATGATATGTTTAGAGCAGCAAAAATAGCACATGCTGATGAGTTTATATTGAAATTACCTAATGGTTATGATACACATATAGGTCCTAGAGGAATTATGCTTTCTGGCGGACAGCGTCAGAGAATAGCATTAGCTAGAGCTGTTTTAAGAAAGCCGTCAATACTTATTTTAGATGAGGCTACAAGTGCTTTAGATACCGAAAGTGAAATGTATGTTCAAAAAGCATTAAATGAAATTATTAATCTTCAAACTACATTTGTTATAGCTCACAGACTTTCAACTATTAAAAATGCTACTTATATATGTGTAGTAGAAGATGGTAAAATAATAGAATCTGGTACTCATGAAGAATTAATGAAGAAAGGCGGAAAGTATCAATATTTATATTCATTACAGTTTAGAGATAATTAATAGATTATTAAAATAATAAAAATAGCTGCTATAATTATTATTAGCAGCTATTTTTTTATATTTAAGTTTTTAATAAGTATAAATTAATATGAAAATTAATTATCATTTGATGTTTCAGTAGCTATGCTTAGTCTTGTAAATCCTGCATTTTTGACACTGTCTATAACAGATATTAAAGTTTGAGTTTTTACATCTTGATCTGAACGTATTTCCACAGGCTTTTCCAATTCTCCTTCTGTATCAGCTAATTTTTTTAGATCTGCATCAATATCTTCTGATATGTATCCATTTATATATTTTTGTCCGTCTTTTGATATGCTTATTACTACGGTTTCATTTTTATCGGATCCTACTGCTGATGTTGATTTTGGCAAACTAATTTCTATTTGAGGCGTAACTATAATTGTTGAACCCACCATGAAGAATATAAGCAAATTAAATACTATATCTATCATGGGGGTTAAATCTATTCCGCTTTTTATATTGAATCTTCTTCTAAACTTCATATGCGCACACTGCATTATTAAAGTTATTCTACTGTTATAGTTCTTACATTACTTAAGAAATGCTGACCTTTATATAGAATAGAAATTTTATAATCTCCTTTTCCATATTCAGCCTTGAAAGTTCTTCCTAATATAGAGTTGCCCATATCTTTAACATCATATATTACTTTTCCTATGTATGTTTTTCCATCATCTCCTGTGATTCTAGCTTCAGGATCAGCCATTTCTACAGCCAATTTAAAATCAGTAAAAGCAGCCCCATTTAGTATTCTATATTTTACAGTTATTTCACTGCCTTCTTTAGCTTTAGGTGAGAAGTCAACAGATTCAGCAACTATGTTGGCAAATGTTACTGTAGTATAAACACCAACACCTCTTTTTACAGCACCAACTCCTATAGCATTATATTCCTTGCTTAATATGTTCTTTTTGCTGTCAGGAGTTTTCATCAAATCTTTAACAATGCTTTCAGCAGCTTTTTTATCAGTAAAAGGAACAACGTCTAATTTATGCAAACTTTCACTTATATTTCCAACCATTTCAGGATATAATTTTACTTGTCTTGCTTTAGAGTCTAATCCGTCTAAATCTGTATTGCTGAAGAATTTATTTTTAGCCATATTATCAGCATGATATAATGCTAATGAATGAAGTCTTTGATTATTAGGAAGAGGAGGTAAAGATACCTTACTTCTTTCTAAATTTATTAATCTAAATACTTCGTCTTCTATAGTATTAGCACTAAGTATTAAAGTTGATAAAAAGATAAATATTATTATGAAATTTAACTTTTTCATTTTTAATCTCCAAAATTTTTTAAAATTATATAATTATAAATCTAATTCTATAATGATTTTGTAAAAAATAAAAGAAAATAAATGTAAAAATAATATTATTTTTTTATGTTAGTTTTTTTCTTTATGCTTTTTACTAAGAAACAGTAGATTACAGGTACTATTATAATAGTAGGTACATCTATATTTACAAATATAGTTATAACTACAGAGGAGAGAGATTCTTATTTCAATAAGAAATTTTTCGATGAATATGCTAAGTATTTGGGACAGAATATAACTATAAAAGCTAAAGTAAAGAAAGATACTATATGGCTTTCCTACAGAAGCAAATCATTTTAGAGATATACTATTATGTGGATAGAAAATAAAGAATAAGAAAAATATCATA is a genomic window containing:
- a CDS encoding methyl-accepting chemotaxis protein, with amino-acid sequence MKNILKHINNLMFKFLFPFSAFLFTVYIIIILIYEPIYKERFMRENINFMNNVQMDIANWLLYFNSKIEVIKSYNTAPISKEDMLIAFGEILKDPGMVDLYFANDIPFKNGGSFINLLESSLPPDYDQTTREWFQGALKTTNFYVSAPYIAATTGEVVVTFAKAVYTNNALKGVIGMDISLKNLQTISDQYGSENNATINVVTDKGIYLNHKDKNYLLSEENTLLKNNLFSKYINDVTGKEIFYNLENKNWIISMKIPSVSWICTSYGENTKLNKSLGFFKISLLLVILFLILLETVLVMLIARPISNSLNLVAVNMTKMAEGNFHIKFDEKYNKRKDEMGRVVNSINDMQAHISEVISNFKEEINNINNDAATISNGSIHLSDRTSSQAASLEELASSIEALSNSLRDTSINSSKAKEVSAKAAEATKNGVEASNRTLKDMQDISEASKKISDITKMIQSIAFQTNILALNAAVEAARAGEQGRGFAVVASEIRTLAQNVNDAANEITNITSDTINKINVGNEAVELSAKLLSDIENFVFEVSEDLSNITNAIIEEDDNITQIKMAVNSLNDITQENSYMAQESANLSKNVSEKTEAMVKDLEYFSLK
- a CDS encoding dihydrofolate reductase, coding for MIVSLIAAVDSKNGIGLNGVMPWGHIKEDMQFFRSTTTGYAVIMGRVTFESLGSKPLPNRKNIVISSNVNTELLNKYDNLFYEKSFEDSISKLLLEKNKQIFIIGGESIYKKALDYADMIYLTHIDKDYHCDRFFPEIDTNLFQSDELKTFFYNDISVNIIKYTRI
- a CDS encoding YhjD/YihY/BrkB family envelope integrity protein, yielding MTKIQKIKNFFKKLKIFFNEEIYYTDPKLFNPIQKFFLNSYRIIVFAVTDFFKDDCTIRAAALTYLVTLSFIPTLIVGLFILRIFNIYQNIFVFIFDWMEKNAPFYEPMVRQILNIADNTDLASFGIIGIISTVVSVALILHSIQRSLIKIWRVKIKTSIPRVAANYIALLFLIPILIGISFTLITYTSISLHSLPALIKILLSWVTPIISTSLLVLFLYVLVPQTKVNWSNATISSVLVAMAIITLFSVYFKLNIDVKNYKQIFDNDKYKIEYLVKEINTTDKQNNIIESIITNNNNNNLETNYNVETISNNDYLNTNKNMLQKNQKIDVDNISSIKIERISYIIIQNTGTGLGGTTYKKEPIETNMLEFLTFSPNVTEQLLKYNFQIDDIVTISSENNMLTSIMPAELSSASSFAQIPVLLLLLYIVWLIILFGAELTYSIQYFRSYGVDKNSIKLSFAEKELIALEFMHIISYRFIKRKKAITMYELAKELRTAPTIITEISEPLEKSMYVIKISNGPNISYSLGCPPESITIGDVLYSLRMEGGFRNKTIKTDDKYKNLLYKNKEISRKDYNTNFLNLLHYRDNK
- a CDS encoding tetratricopeptide repeat protein, translated to MNSIDNLLELANKAFNSADYKKSLEYFDQLIFYYGDSVELYNNRGLAKSSLGMYEESIDDFQKVIHINPHYVNAYNNIGLVKHNLGMYEEAINFYKKALDIDNNCIQACNNIGLANHNLGMYEEAIKYYIKAIEISPNVHTYNNIGLIKNDLGMYEEAIEYFNKVIRLDDHYIKAYYNIGLSKYNLKNYDEALDYFNKVLELDSKNVHAYNNIGIIKQDLKLHNEALEYFNRALLLDKNYSKAYYNRGLSLLELELYECALADFNGCLELEPNYYPAYCKRGEVKLKLKNYEEAVEDFNKYIEYGNPDSKIYFYRGYAEYKLKDYNNALKDFNMCDNNIKTFILKIISKFKLLFVKK
- a CDS encoding thymidylate synthase; the encoded protein is MQNYLDLLKKVLEEGEETKDRTGVGTRRIFGPQLRFKFEGNKIPIITTKRVFMKGVIIELLWFLQGSTNIKFLLENNVHIWDEWADDMGELGPVYGKQWRAWETKEGNKIDQISNIVNTLRNNPASRRIILNAWNVGEIDQMHLPPCHMMCQFSVNSKGGIITHLYQRSADLFLGVPFNISSYAILTRLLAMHSGLHASELIMTFGDAHIYNNHIEQVKLQLSREPLEQTTELFIDNRPNIFSHVYEDFKLEGYKYYPTIKAEVAV
- a CDS encoding ABC transporter ATP-binding protein — its product is MSDNKEVLINIENLKKTYAGPPKVEVLKSINLKVYKNEILAITGESGSGKTTLLNLIGGIDDITEGSIDILGNNIGKMNEGQLAHFRNSSLGYVFQFHNLLGEFSALENVMIPSLMLKYNKKEARQKAEVLLETVGLKDRMEHRIGELSGGEAQRVAIARALINRPSVVLADEPTGNLDKKNAEMVRELLWNMTKQSNASLIIVTHSVSIANMADRKLRLEYGENLIEY
- a CDS encoding ABC transporter permease; translated protein: MLGVRYLRAKKKFSFVSIITIICVLGILVGDMVMITVLSVMNGFQDDIRDKILGMRAHINISAYSDQPLTDYKYVVDNIMNNKEITSAYPYIVLPCIMRSYGFTTLITVRSFEDNIFTTDKDFIKYFNFVEGNNKDMNTNDALIGSEMAKDYALSIGDTIDIISASGSFERGFKPQKTTFTIKGIYKTGYYEYDSRMVIVPLTTGQKMVGYDNAVTGVAVKVRNFFDADKVAKKIDTDLKEFYNVMPWMLFDRNFFQALHTEKLMLALILSFIILIAALNIASSQIIFVKDKRRDIAIIKTLGLRPSNVAKVFFLEGAIIGLIGTVLGVIFGILLANYVNEALDGIRIILQVIVNIIWFIPSKIGGLSIPIVPDFFPSDIYYVSGGLPSIIHASQVIMVASISFLLSVLFAIIPAYIASRYKPAEVLRYE